In Zonotrichia albicollis isolate bZonAlb1 chromosome 5, bZonAlb1.hap1, whole genome shotgun sequence, the genomic window AGCTGGGGGGTGTGTGTGGGGATGGATCCCCACTTTCCCGAGGAGAATCGGGCATCCCGAGGTGACCGCGGGTCCTCGCTTCTGCCCTGCACGGGGGGCACAAAATCAGGATGAGACCAAGAGCCACGCGTGGGGCTCAGGGGCTGATCCCGCGCCTGCTTGCGGCCCCTGAACAAAAGGGAGTAGTATATACTAGTAgtggtaataataataataataataataataaacccTTTCAAAGCAGGATGAATCTTGGAGCCCAGTTGCATTTGGAAACAATATGGGCAAGTCAAGGGGTCCAAGGGAGGTCCTGTCCCCCCATCCAGGCCGTGGAAAGCCCCCCGCCCCGGGACccctctgccctggggctggggcagcgcgCAGGGACGCGGATCCTCCGCgcctggagcagcccccagAGTGACCTTCCCGGCGCACTGAGGGCTGCTAAATTGTTTTACCGCGGCGATAAATGCCCTTAATTACCCGAAGCTCCGAACCCCAAGGGACGGGGagggggatggctggagagcagtcaaaaagaaaaaaaaaattgtaaaaggTTGATAGTTGATCTGCAGGTGGCTGAAATATAATTTGGAAATAGGTATTAATGAATGAAGTTAAAACCAGGGGCACCCCGGAACCCGCAGAGCGCCCGGCCTGGCTCCCTCCCGGTGCCAAGGGTGCCCGGGCACcgagggcagcagggacagagccctcGGCGCTCCCACCTGCCCTGCCCGACCAAGGCATCACTGCCGTCCCCAAACGCGACACACacggggctcggggctggcggCTCCCGGGAGATGCTGTGGCCATTTCCCGCTGCCTTCAGGCTCTGGAAATATCACCTCCCCGCAGGTATAATTCAGCCTAACTACACAGATAACCATCGCTGCGGCGGGAGGCTCGTAAAAACGCGAGGGTGTTCCGTGCGATTCCCGATTTGTTTCGGAGAAGGAAACGTTTCCGTGGGAGCTTTCCTCAGCAGGACAAGGCATCCCGGCCCGAAACTGGCGGAGCTGGCTCTGCACGGGGCCGATGCCGCTGGTCTGGgggtgccctgcagcccctcagccccgGCAGCCTCCGAGCTGGTCCCGCAGGACAGCAGCGCCCGGACGAGCGGCTCAGGAGAGGCTGCTGCTCGTCCGTCctgaaggaaaatggaaagagaGGGAGATGGGACCGGTCACCCTGCCCGACCACTGCGAGATATTGCATGTCACAACTCATCTAGGGCCCCATAATCAGCGCTAACTTTCTGGTGAACAGATAACCAGAGATGGCAGATGGATGGAGATTGCACAAATGAGGCTCTAATTGACAATCAATTGTGATTAGGAGCAATAGAACATCTTTATAACGCTCGCTTTAAGCCGCCCACAAACAGAAGCGCCGAGCGGGCCGGGGGTCCCGGCGGTGCCCGCCCAGCATCGCTGCGCACCCCGGCTCCGGAGGGGGATCGGGGGTGCGGTGGCACCTGGGAGCCATCGGGGCCAACAGGAGGGTCCTCAGGGATCCCCAGGGATGTGCGTCCTTGTGCCCCCAGCGCCCAGCGCTAGCCCCTGAATTTGTGCtgatgctgcagccctgggttCCGCACGCCTGGGAGCGGTCCCTGCCCGGCCACAGGAGTCAATcacaatttggatttttttttttttttctaagaggaattttaaaaatattcatacCACAGCCGCCCCCAAATAACCGCATTCTctccccaccccacccccaAAAAAAGTACAAATAGTACAAATACAGTCGAGTACGACAGCGAATCTGATCCAGCATCTACTTAACCCACCGTCTGCTTTTCATAAATAATATCCCAGCGCTGCGGGCAGGAGAGATGTGAGTGAGGAACATTTATCCGAAAGCAAAGATGGGACCAGGGGCACGGccggaggaggaaggagagaggagctgttaacaaaccaacaaacaaacaaaccaacaaacaaacccagGGTGCGGGCTCGTGTgagtgtgtgcacacacagattAAAACTTCGCTGTCGCTCTCGTGTGTTGGTGGCAGCCCCGTCGGTGAGGTCAGGACAAGGGGGAGAGGTAATTACCTACACATGATCGGAGATTATACATACCATTTCAGCCCAGGAGGTGATTTATAATTTAAAGATAAAGCATAATAAAGTCATAAAAGAGAAAGGACACTGTTGTGGTGTCTGATTAAAATCTAAGGGCTGGTGTATAATATATGAGCGGGGGCTGTTGTGGGCTCCGGCTCAGCGGGACTCCCCTGGGCCCAGCCCGCTGATGGACTAATCATGTCCAAGACCTACCAAAATTACAAGCTGATTGTTTTACCCATTATTTCTCCCAacttttaatttctgctttctAAAGGATCATTGCCCGCGGTAATTGCAAAGGACCTGTCCTTGTATGTGTCACCAGcctcaaagacaaaaaaaatctaattttccTTTTATGCTTTCTCTATTTTCCTACtgccccccccctttttttttcccctggcagCTAATTCAAACTGAGTAGCGACTGGAGCGTCCAAAACAAGAATGAAATTGATATGATCAAAGAACACACAACTATACAcgaaagggaaggaaattagGTAGGGGGTGGGAAAACATGTTGTATAATTCACAGACAATTTTATTCCTATGTCTTAATTTTCTGCAATTAAAACCGTTTATAATAAGAGAGTATTTTTTGAAAGTGGAACTTGGGTCTGGGTATACCTTTACTCCTTGCATGGGAAGGAATAGACCTTTTCTTCCAGCTACTCAGGATTTATTTATCGTCGTGTTTTGTCTTGTGCCGTTTAAAcgtattaattttcttctggCATTTTCCTGGCACTTACATTTgagatttaattttaattaatgagCTAAGGAGGAGAAAGAAGCGTGTGAGGGCGTGTGTGTCCGCGGACACAAGCTTCTCTCCAACTGCTAAACCTCCGTCcataattttctccttttgttcTAATTTAATAAAcccagcagggaagggaaaCAGGTGCTGGGGGCTGACACCTCCgatcccacacacacacacacaaaatcccCTTTTGATCATCTAACTCCACTATTAGGGATGGAGGACCTTAAGTTCCCATTTTCCGTGTATAATATCTTCTTTATATTGATCCCGcaattatttaaaagaaagcGTCATCTCCTCCCACTTCGCCAAATAAGGCTATTTAGATGCTTTCCAGATGAGTGGAGGTGTGCTGAAACAGAGCTGACAGCCGAGTATATCACGGCCAACGCCATCCTTCATTCGCTCTCGCTCTCTGCCCCCCTCCCCCGGCACGCACTTTCACCGTGTCTCTCTTCCAGTGATGAAGATTGCAGACTATTATGGGCGAGGGATTAATTTGTAGCCAATTACAATCCGGTGCTAAATATGAATGCATAAATAAGATACAGCCTCGCCTCCGTGTGTGTGCGAGCGAGAGGGGAGGGCGGGGGGGCAGGAGCGGCCGAGCAGCCTGGCGAGGATgatgagaaggaagaaggagcagctgaggggagGCTCGGAGCCGAGCATCACCTTGTGACTCCCGCGGCCGCAGCCAGCGCGGCCCGGGCAGCTGGAGGCAGCGAGCGGCTCGTCCTGAGCCGGAGCGGAGCCGGGGAGGAGTTTGCACATCAACTTCGCCGGAGGAAGGAGGGGGAGAGCgagaggggagggcaggggggagAAGTTGCGAGCGAGAGGGGCTCTGCGAAGAGTCATGAACGCGAGCAGAGACAAGGCCGGTGACATCTCCAtcccggcggcggcggtgaCAGCCCCGGCGGGCGGGGAGCCCCGCGGCTGCCACGGGGAAGGCATGGACGGCCGCGGCGAGCAGCGGCTCTCGGCCGGCGGCGAGCTGCCGCTCTACTGCCCCGCCAGCCGCGACCGGCAAGGGGACGGCCAGAGCAGCACCCCCGGACAGGAGGCGGCCGTGGCCGCGCTGCCCATGGTGCACAGAACCACCTCCTTCTCCGTGCTCGACATCCTGGACCCTAACAAGTTCAACAGCAAGCGGCGGCACTGCGCGGACTTGTACAAATCGGCGGGCGCCGAGTTCACGCTGGGGGCGGAGGATAAGCCCGAGGACTCAGGGACGGAGCTGGCCGAGCAAAAGGCTCTCGCCGAAGATTTCGACGCGTGCAAGAAGTCCGCAGAGCTGATCAGTAAGTAGGTCTGGGGGCTGCCCTGGGTTCCCCCAGCAGGGTCTCGCATGCTTTGACATCTCATCCTTGCCCTGATGGCACTTCGGGAGCCGGCTCGGGGAGGGACAAACACGCCctgcgctgctgctgctggatgtAGGGAGATGGGATTCTGAGTCGGGGTGCAAAGGGGCAGTGGGATTCTGAGTCGGGATGCAAAGGGGCAGTGGGATTCTGAGTCgggatgcagggagggagcagattCTGAGTCGGGATGCAAAGGGGCAGTGGGATTCTGAGTCgggatgcagggagggagcagattCTGAGTCgggatgcagggagggagcCGGGCGCATCCCGCCGGGACAGGCCGGAGGGCCCCAGGCCCCGGGGCTCGGCCCTGGCCGGGCTCCGCTCCCCGCATCCCCGGGACACCCGGAGCTGTTCGTGCCGAGCACCCCCGGGAGCGGCAGGACCGACCCCAGGGATGCCGGCCTGGCTGGGCTGCGGAGGAACCCcgccatcctcatcctcatcctcatcctcatcctcatcctcatcctcctcctcctcgcagGGACGGCCAGCGCTGCCCGTGAGCTCCGGCTCGGGCAAACTTGGGAGCGGCTCCTCCGGTTTCGGAGGGCCGGAATCGCGGCCCCGAGGGTGCAAAATCCCTCCCTTGGTTCCCCCACCCCGCCCGGGCCCCCCAGGCGTTCATGACTTTGCGtctcctctccccagccccgGACCCTCTCCCGTCCTcccccgccgctgccgcccgTTGCTCTGGGCGACAGATTCAATTTTCTCTCTCCCCTTGGCTTTTTTAGGACAAATCAGACTAATTGTGACAAAATGCTGGTTATCTCTGGAAAAACAATTAAATTCCTTCGATTACATTTAAGGTAAAATGTGCTTAGCAGCGTAAAGAGGCTGGATAATGGGGAAAATCGCCCCAGAGTGGCATGTAGGACTGCTTGGATCGATATCCTATTATCGAATTGTGCATATCTCTTTCAAGCACCTTGCAAACTCTTCCCTAACATCTAAATTATAGGGTCAAAATTCGGATAATTACTCGATTAAAACCTATTACACTTATTAGGGCTCGCTATTGATCGGGAATTGCATTCGACCCAAGCTCTagattgctttttctttctgggTCCGAATATCCCAACTTTCTCACCTCTAAACACCGCGGCTCTGGAGATCACGGAGGGTTTCCGGGGAAAGGCCGTCGTTGTGGAAAATATCTATAGTTATTCCATGCCCAGAGAGGGGAAAGAAGAGGCAGCGAACTACAGGGGATAAACTTCTCGGCTTAGGAAAAATAGTTTGTGTGTCTGGGGCGAGAGGGAGGACTCGGAGGTTTCCAACCCGGCCATAGCGGGACTCTGTCAAGTAAAATTAGGCAGCGAAAGAGGTCTGGAATCTGCTCCAGTCCGAGCCACAGCGGATTTTTCATCTGTAAAGCAAGAGCAGGAATTGGGCGCTAATAGAATTcagaagagatttttaaaagcagtgCGGAGCTGGAGTAATTATTCCTCTAAACTCATCTGACTTTCGTCATATTAAATAGATCTGGGCGATCAGAAAGACTGACGAGGTTAACCTATCGCTAATCTCACACTTTTATCTCCAGACAAGGAGAGAAATGTAACTCCATCTCTTCTCTCAAAATAAATACGTTCGGAGGCATCGCGGCGCGGTGCGCTTCGCCCGCTGACAAGTTCCCCAGGCGCTCCACGCAGGGACTCCTTCGGCCACGTCGCCTAAATGTGATGGCAGTGGCCAGAAATAGACCTGGGACTGCTCGAAAATCACGGAATTTAATTCTTCTCTTTTCCCATCGTAATTAATATTAGTTCAAGTGGTGGCTTAATCTGGGAGAAGTGTTCTGAAAAGTAGCTCTGTCCAGAAAAGTACCAACCCCTCGGAAAATGCAAAGGATTTCTGGCCAAAGTGAAAATAGCGCTCGTCAACAGCCGCTCGTAAAACTATTTTAATGTTAAAAATAACAGTTTAAATTCCCCATTAAATTACCATTTAACCTATTCCcgaaaatcaaaaaaaaaataaaattaacaagCCCGGAGCGTCCATCTCCGCCGCCAACTCTATTCGCggtgcattttttttttgtctttaaaatgtTTAGTTGACCCACGGCTGGGATTCCCTAGACGGAAGATCAAACCCGAAGCTGGCAGCTGCAGGTTCGCGGTGCGCTCCGTGCGCGGGGGCTGCGGCGGGACCAGCCCCGAGCCCGCCCCGCAGGCGCAGCCACACGCGCCTTTTATAAATCGTTGCTGTAAAAAATTACGCCCCGCAATTTCTAGCAGGTCCTACAGGTTGCAGGACGCCTGTCTGCACTCTGGGTCGGGCTGCGAGAAAAGTGACCCggttctgttctgttctgttctgtcCGGCGGCGATCGCCCGCGTTTTCCATGCTCCGGGCTGAACAGAAAGCTGGAAAGGGTTCTTAACGAACCCTGAGTTATTAAGGGATATTTGCGGAGTGACAAGGACAGCAATACTCTGCCCTTATTTCCCCCACTGAACCAGCCATATCCGAAATCAGCGCGTTGAACAAAACGCACTTCTCAAACCACCCCTAATTTTACATGCGGGACTTAGGGGATCCTGCGTGAGGACACAGAGCAAATTTGAGGCGTGTTCAGGTTTGGGGGCGATTAAAAACATCTAAACTGCGGACGGGATGAGGTGACAGAGCAGGGATTCATTTCCCATTTGCGTATCTCGGTTAATCAAGGTAGAGCCCTTGATTAGGGGTTCCCGGAGCTAGAGCCCCGTTGCAGAAGTGAGAGAGGGAAGTTTAGGAGTGTCTGAAAGCACCGGCGGAAAAGGACAGGACTTTTCCTCTGCCCCCATCTGCCCCAGCCCCGTCCCGTGGAGGAGGATTCGCCTCTCGCTCCCCCGACGGAGCCCGGGCCCGGCCAGGACGAGGAGGAGCCGGTTCTCCGGAAAACGCGATTTGCTCTCAGGCTTCATAATGACAGAATCGTCAGCAGAAGTCCAATAGCCTTAAATATCGGATAATTACCCTGTTCTCCGATGGAGACCCGTTAATTGGAGCGTAATATAAACCCAAATAAATTAAATGACCGTTAACTAGTTTGTACATTGCACAAAATGAGTTTAATTAAGTTTGTATCTGCTCTGCTAATCAATACAAGTATTTACTCCACTTTAATACTTCCATCTCGGGAAGTGACAAGAGGTCAAACCAGACGCAGGAAGGGTTAAAAATGCCAAAGCAAAACCCAGCAAATCGCCCATCGATTCGGAGATTTCCGTCACTAAAATTGTTAGAGGCTCTTTGACATCGCTGCTGCCCGCTCCCCAGGCacggccggcccggcccgggcagGGCCTTCTCCCAGCGCCCCGCTGCCCCTCGGGGACCCCGGGGATACTCGAGCATGAGGGGATCCtcgccctgctgtgcccccaaAGGCCTTTCCAGGCTGTGGGAAGGAAGGGGGTACATCCCCTATCCCGGCCGCGTCTCGGATCTTGCCGGAGgtgtttggcttggaaggggcAGCGCTGGCACAGCCTCCCCGGGCCGGACAGCCCCTTCCCGGCCCCCGAGCTGCAGTTCCGAGCCCcatccccactgctgctcctcgCCCTGGCCCCTAGCCCACCCCCggctcagggctcagcagcagccccgcaccgaggggcccggcccggctcagcagcagccccgcaccgagggcccggcccggctcagcagcagccccgcaCCGAGGGCCTGGCCCGGCCGCATCCCCACAGCGGGCGGAGGGGCTGAggggcggccgcgctgcccggGCACCCTGTCCGGGGACAGCGGGTGGGAGAACCCTCAGGACAGCCCGGGGCCCGTACCGGGGggctggggcgggcggcgcgggggccgggccgggctgcgaGCCCTAACAGCGGCTGTGCCTTGTCCGCAGAGGACGGGGAGCTCTACAAGGCCGAGGAGTGCGACCTGGACTACAGCAGCCGGCCGAGCCGCAGCCCCGACAGCGAGCTGCAGGACGACGAGGAGCTGTGCAGCGAGGAGAGCGGCAGCAccagcggcagcagcggcagctCCGGCCCCGCGGCGCCCGGCGAGGCCGAGCCGGGCCCGCTCCGAGCCGAGGCGGCCGAGGCGGGGCTCGTCCcggcccccgcgccccccgcgccgcccccgccgccggcgCCCGTCGGGGCGCAGCCCGGCCCGCAGGCCAAGCCCAAGAGGAAGCGGACGGGCTCGGACTCCAAGTCGGGCAAGCCCCGGCGGGCGCGGACAGCCTTCACCTACGAGCAGCTGGTGGCGCTGGAAAACAAGTTCAAATCCACGCGGTACCTGTCGGTGTGCGAGCGCCTCAACCTGGCGCTGTCGCTCAGCCTCACCGAGACGCAGGTGAAGATCTGGTTCCAGAACCGCCGCACCAAGTGGAAGAAGCAGAACCCGGGCGCCGACACCAGCGCGCCcacgggcggcggcggcggcggcggggccggggccgggctgggcggCGGGGCCCTGCCGGGCGGGCTCAGCCCCCTCAGCCACTCGCCGCCCATGGGCGCCCCGCTCTCCATGCACGGCCCCGGCAGCTACGCCGGGCACCCGGCCGGGGGGCTGGTGTGCGCCGCCCAGCTGCCCTTCCTGCCCAGCCCCGCCGTGCTCTCGCCCTTCGTGCTGGGCTCCCAGACTTACGGCGCTCCGGCCTTCTACACCCCGCACCTATAAGCCCGacgctccttcctcctcctcctcctcctcactgccggctccttcccgctgtgcccgcCGCCCCTGCGAGGAtcgccgggccgggctcacggCACGAACCCCGCGGCCGAGAGTGAAAGCGAGCACCGAGCGGCAGCGGCACCGGGCAAAGGGGCAGCCCCGGAGCCACCGGGGGTGAAAGGAGCGGCCGGAGGCTCCCGGGAACGCTCGGCAGGCTCCCCCGCCCCCTCGGGCCTTTCTACGACCCTTTTTGTACGCGATGTGTCCGGACTGCGCTGCTGAGGGAAGCAGGAGGAGAAACCTCCCTCCCCCGTGTACATACGAGTAGATGTAAATCATCGTTAcctgtctttttattttcaccGTCCCTCGTTGCTATGTGggtttaattaatttaataattattattaatattatttgcCTTTGTTTTTATTCTGGTCTGGCCACTAGCGAAAGACTTGAAAAGAAGATTATGTACCCATTTGACTCTCAGGGTAAAACGGAGAACTATCGCTCCTGTCCCTCGACACTGCACAAGCAGAGGCGCCGCTCCCTCCGTGACCTCACGGTGACGAGGGACATTTTTTACAAACGTCACTGTCCATCGAAGGGGCAGCGAGGGCGGCTCCCGGGGCGCGGGGCTGGTTTTTTACGTTAAACATTTCTGTATATTTCTGGTTGttacaaaataaaaggaaaaaaaagttttaactTTATAATTAATGTATAAGACGAGGGAGTAAGAGCAAGAGGTGATAAAGAGAGCACTTTGTTTGCTAAACACTTTAAATCAATCAATAAACTCTAAAGAAACGGCGCTTTCCGTGGTGGGAGTCCCTGGTTTTCGGGTGAATCTTTGAAAGAAAGTTTCCTCTGGAAAACGCCTGCCTCATGAGACGCTCGGATGGATGTCTCGCATCATCCTTTTCCTTTTCGTTTACTCTGAGAGCGTATTTCTTATACGCAAATAAACTTTATTCTTCTTGTACGAGGGAGGGTATTTCCCTTCTTAGTTTCcttgtttgcattttcttaatTGGCTTTGCCGATTTGCGCAATATTACGGACAAAATAAATATCTTATATAGAGGGAATCCGACATCTCTGCCATGTTTCCCCCGATGGGAAGTCCGATATTTTGGATTTATGTAAATTTAATAAATCGGCTCCTTCATTCAGTTTGcacagctttaaaaataaaataatctttcCATCGCCGTTCCTCTGATTACTCTTAAATTCGTATCAAAGTTGGTCTTTTATAAtactttcttttttactttcaaGAAAAAGTGTATAACGGCTGTGAGTACCGCGGGGTGGCTCCGccggcccagcagctcccagccgaAGAAGAGCTTTCATTTTCCACTCATTTTAGgtgtggggttgttttttgttggatttttttgtttgtttaggttttgggttgttttgtttgtttgtttgtttggggtttttttttctttttttccctcggGGGCAATGCTAATGAACCGACATTTTGcggagggatttttgggtggcAGAGCATCCTCCTCCTCTCGGCACTCGCCGAGGGGTCCCCGGGGTGTCCCGGCTTTGCTCCCCACTcatttcctttccctgctccctcccgtTCCCTCAGCCCGGCTCCGATCTGGGATCGTGCATGGCCGGGAGCTCCACAGCCTCAAATGGAATCAAATAGATTCAAATGTTTGAGCCCTCCCGTGGAAACAAAATCTGCCGCGACCGCCGGGGTCAGAGACAAGGGGCTGAGGCCTCCTCTGAGGGGTCGGCAGCCTGCGGGAGCTGCGGGATCTGCGGGGAGGATGGGGGATGCTCTGGGTAATGCAGGATGCTCCAGGTTTAGCAGGATGCTCCAGGTAATGCGGGATGCTCTGGGTAATGCGGGATGCTCCAGGTAACATGGGATGCTCCAGGTAACGCGGGATGCCTCAGGTAACGCAGGATGCTCCAGGTAATGCAGGATGCTTCAGGTAATGCGGGATGTTCCGGGTAACGCGGGATGTTCCAGGTAATGAGGGATGCTCCAGGTTTAACAGGATGCTCCAGGTAatgtgggatgctccaggttTAGCAGGATGCTCCAGGTAatgtgggatgctccaggtaATGCGGGATGCTCCAGGTAACACGGGATGCTCCAGGTAACGCAGGATGCTCCAGGTTCTCACTTCCCCGCCTGCAGAAGCCTACAAGCATCAGGAGTCTCTGACCAGGCTCATTTGCATTTGTGAAAATAAGATCTGTTACGATGAAAGGTGCTCTGAAGTAAATTTTCAGGGAAAAACATGACAAGTAGTAACGCTTGGAGTATGTAAGACCGTGTACTGCTCTGCACAGTTTTTACTGGTAGAAGAAAAGCAGCCAAACTGGGAAACAGGCACTGGGGAGATGGTCTCACACTACGCTGTTGCGCACCAGGTTTGAGTAAGTGCCACCAGCAGCCAAACTGCTGGCCCAGGTGAGGCATGACACAGCTGAATAAAGAGATAATTCAACCCCTGCCTGCAGTCCAGGAGCTCCAAGCAGTTCCCTGCCAGTGGGGAATAATTTGGCTCCAACAggagctgcccagagctgcagagtgcAGGACTCCCTCCTCCAGGCTGGTTAGTGTCCTGCCAGTGAAACCTGCTCATGTGAGTATTATTACTCACAGCTGAAGGAGTCAGTTAGGCTGAGATTCCCAGTCATTAAATGCAATTTAACAAGGCTTCTCACATTTTATGGCAGCGCTGAAAACAGAGCCGCAGGTATCTTTCTCAGCATAGTTTAGGAAGTTATTGATAACCCttgctccagtgcctcacccGGAGCTGTGAGATCATAAAACTCtagagcagagctgcacagcctcAACTGCAGCGTGTGCCTTGCCCAGCATGCAGGCCTGCAGTGGTGTAGGGCGTGTTTGACACTCTGCTCACAGGTACTGTCTGCACCAACACCAAAGAGCCAGCTCCAATAATGCTCCCTGGAGCAGAACTCTGCAGCTGGCTCGTGGTGCTGGATCAGAGCGTGTGGGTGGTGACAGTGAGAAGAATGATGGTACTGACAcggggcagctgctgaggagcagctcagctgtgaGTGCTCAGCCCCTGGTGTGCTGAACAAAATGCTCTCACCTGCCTGAagctcccagctccatcccctgttCCTGCCCACTGACGCTGGCTCTGCAGGAGTCAGACAGGGCTCGATGCAGCATTTCAGGCTGTGCCATTAGGTGGTCACAGAAAGCCCCCAAAGCTCCCACAGT contains:
- the NKX1-1 gene encoding NK1 transcription factor-related protein 1, producing MDGRGEQRLSAGGELPLYCPASRDRQGDGQSSTPGQEAAVAALPMVHRTTSFSVLDILDPNKFNSKRRHCADLYKSAGAEFTLGAEDKPEDSGTELAEQKALAEDFDACKKSAELIKDGELYKAEECDLDYSSRPSRSPDSELQDDEELCSEESGSTSGSSGSSGPAAPGEAEPGPLRAEAAEAGLVPAPAPPAPPPPPAPVGAQPGPQAKPKRKRTGSDSKSGKPRRARTAFTYEQLVALENKFKSTRYLSVCERLNLALSLSLTETQVKIWFQNRRTKWKKQNPGADTSAPTGGGGGGGAGAGLGGGALPGGLSPLSHSPPMGAPLSMHGPGSYAGHPAGGLVCAAQLPFLPSPAVLSPFVLGSQTYGAPAFYTPHL